In Anaerobacillus isosaccharinicus, one genomic interval encodes:
- a CDS encoding glutathionylspermidine synthase family protein, with protein sequence MDNHSQNRNEFYAKIPAFWDRLYGTEYALYDCYELAQTEIDQIKKATQDAYLIFKKTNYLVRSVADETLLDLGFPEKGLPFLRMTSLPYETVIGRFDFVMTPVGPKIIEFNSDTPTFIRELFDVNELVCKKFNLENPNSLQAEELGKAVRNSVFHCANSIGIQGHPYVVFTAHEEDIEDRETMRYLMNTAKIKASIFVPLRDLKVVSDGVHQGVYDPDGKKIDIVYRHTYPLEALLEDVTVDNYPIGIEFLKLVNQKKVGMLNPVSAFLMQSKAVMALIWGMYEQRDSFFDDEELEVIERYFLPTYLDEEPFHETGEKYVSKPAFGREGDTVEVKLQGEVLFSQQEKTYDQYVKVYQKYVELPATTIKTEHGEKDAHLLIGSFIVNEKPSAFGLRAGAKITDNLSYFLPCGVRGEQK encoded by the coding sequence GTGGATAATCATAGCCAAAACCGGAATGAATTTTATGCGAAAATCCCAGCATTTTGGGATCGTCTTTACGGTACAGAGTATGCCCTTTATGACTGCTATGAACTTGCCCAGACAGAGATTGATCAGATTAAAAAGGCTACACAAGATGCTTATTTGATCTTTAAAAAAACCAATTATTTAGTCCGAAGTGTAGCTGACGAAACATTGCTTGATCTTGGTTTTCCTGAAAAGGGATTACCTTTTCTACGAATGACTTCACTTCCATATGAAACGGTCATCGGTCGATTTGATTTTGTGATGACACCCGTTGGCCCAAAGATCATTGAATTTAATTCTGACACACCGACGTTCATTCGTGAATTATTTGATGTAAACGAACTCGTTTGCAAAAAATTCAATCTCGAAAATCCGAATTCCTTACAAGCAGAAGAACTAGGAAAAGCGGTTCGTAATAGTGTGTTTCATTGTGCTAATTCAATTGGGATCCAAGGACATCCGTATGTTGTTTTTACGGCTCACGAAGAAGACATTGAAGACCGCGAAACGATGAGATACTTGATGAACACTGCAAAAATTAAAGCCTCCATTTTTGTACCTTTGCGTGACCTAAAAGTCGTTTCTGATGGAGTTCATCAAGGTGTTTATGACCCAGATGGCAAAAAAATCGATATAGTTTATCGCCATACGTATCCATTGGAAGCACTTTTAGAAGATGTGACAGTTGATAACTATCCGATTGGAATTGAATTTTTGAAGCTCGTTAACCAGAAAAAAGTGGGGATGTTAAATCCAGTGTCTGCATTTTTAATGCAAAGTAAAGCTGTGATGGCCTTAATCTGGGGTATGTATGAACAACGTGACTCTTTTTTTGATGACGAAGAATTAGAAGTTATCGAACGGTATTTTTTACCGACTTATTTAGATGAAGAACCATTTCATGAAACAGGGGAGAAGTACGTTTCAAAACCTGCATTCGGACGTGAAGGCGATACTGTCGAAGTAAAACTGCAAGGAGAAGTACTTTTTTCACAACAAGAAAAAACATACGATCAATATGTGAAAGTGTATCAAAAATATGTAGAATTACCAGCAACAACGATCAAAACTGAGCATGGCGAAAAAGATGCCCATCTCTTAATTGGTAGTTTTATCGTCAATGAAAAACCCAGCGCTTTTGGTCTTCGAGCCGGTGCTAAAATTACAGATAATTTATCATATTTCCTACCTTGTGGTGTGAGAGGAGAACAAAAATGA
- a CDS encoding DUF1292 domain-containing protein: MEMHEIRDQIIIEDDDGNEKEYNVEALFDMADESYALLSSNEEVILMRIEEYEDEQTLVGVTNPEEKASILSAYALAVEADRDPNIISD, translated from the coding sequence ATGGAAATGCATGAAATTCGTGACCAAATTATAATTGAAGATGATGATGGAAATGAAAAGGAATATAATGTTGAGGCTTTATTTGACATGGCTGATGAGTCATATGCGCTCCTTTCTTCTAATGAAGAAGTGATTTTGATGAGGATTGAAGAGTATGAAGATGAACAAACATTGGTTGGAGTTACTAATCCAGAGGAAAAAGCATCAATCTTATCAGCGTATGCCCTGGCGGTAGAAGCTGACCGTGACCCGAATATCATTTCAGACTAG
- a CDS encoding DUF1190 domain-containing protein, which yields MRKPKTDKLLKGIVGTSLALATLSGCGVNRHELTAVPEYRNANTEVTEVPALPSPSEADCDTWKWDEEAEGYQCAQVGSERHGHYYHGGSWFPTMAAFMAGRMTAGSGGSGSAGVTNRNNTPTNQQVTQPKTNTNTNTGSSVNSSSRSGMGSGGSFGG from the coding sequence ATGAGAAAGCCAAAGACTGATAAATTACTAAAAGGAATCGTTGGAACAAGTTTGGCCCTTGCTACTTTATCAGGGTGTGGAGTAAACAGACATGAGCTAACAGCAGTCCCTGAATATAGGAATGCAAATACTGAAGTTACGGAAGTACCTGCATTACCTTCTCCAAGTGAAGCAGATTGTGACACGTGGAAGTGGGATGAAGAAGCAGAAGGTTACCAATGTGCCCAAGTTGGCTCCGAGCGACATGGCCATTATTACCATGGAGGTAGTTGGTTTCCAACAATGGCAGCATTTATGGCTGGCCGTATGACAGCAGGAAGCGGTGGATCGGGTAGTGCTGGAGTTACAAATCGTAATAATACTCCAACAAATCAACAAGTAACGCAACCTAAGACGAACACGAATACGAACACTGGTAGTAGTGTAAATTCAAGTTCTCGTTCTGGTATGGGAAGTGGTGGCTCATTCGGTGGATAA